One stretch of Schizosaccharomyces pombe strain 972h- genome assembly, chromosome: III DNA includes these proteins:
- the dal51 gene encoding dipeptide transmembrane transporter Dal51, which translates to MSSISIDEKLKDPESVQNKEILDVDVGDLSPKGVDAAFNYALDVDYDEIDPETERRLVRKIDCTIFPVMCLVYCIQFLDKTSNSYAVIMGLKEDLKMEGQMYSWSGTAFYLGYLVFEFPASLLLQRFPLSKTLCVFLVIWGFLLCMTSVANYPGFIALRVLLGMMESAASPGFILLTAQWYKRSEQQLRTSVWVAFNGLGQILGSCMAYGLAKRTSLPMRGWKLIFIICGVLAIFLGFVILAVVPDNPFKAWFLTEEDRKLVVKRLRANKQGVGNNHFKLYQFKETMLDIRTWIMFVSSVLLNIPNGGIGTFSSLLIKGTMGYDTLQTLLMGLPAGACEFGGLIAFGFLSLFIHKRMVLATITTCIALIGSCLLSFAGPPRAQLAGYYLLMVSPGAMIVMFAIISSNASGYTKKVTVGVIYLIGYCVGNLIGPQTFKAADAPEYMPAKNTMVGCYAATLVTFPALYYVNWRENKRRDQLAAEGKIEHRPNAEFEDLTDFENLDFRYTL; encoded by the coding sequence ATGTCAAGCATCAGTATAGACGAAAAGCTGAAAGATCCCGAGAGTGTCCAAAATAAGGAAATTCTCGATGTCGACGTTGGCGATCTCTCGCCAAAAGGCGTGGATGCTGCTTTCAATTACGCCCTTGATGTCGACTACGATGAGATCGATCCAGAAACGGAGCGTAGATTGGTACGCAAAATCGATTGCACAATCTTCCCCGTCATGTGTCTAGTATACTGCATCCAATTTTTGGACAAAACTTCAAATTCCTATGCCGTTATCATGGGTCTCAAAGAAGACTTGAAGATGGAAGGTCAAATGTATAGTTGGTCAGGTACTGCTTTCTACTTGGGTTACCTTGTCTTCGAATTCCCTGCatctcttcttcttcagcGCTTTCCTTTATCCAAGACCTTGTGTGTTTTCTTAGTCATTTGGGGTTTCTTGCTTTGCATGACCTCAGTTGCCAACTATCCTGGCTTTATCGCTCTTCGTGTGCTTCTCGGTATGATGGAATCTGCCGCCAGTCCTGGTTTCATTCTTCTCACTGCTCAATGGTACAAGCGCAGTGAACAACAACTTCGTACTTCCGTATGGGTCGCTTTTAATGGTTTGGGTCAGATCCTTGGTAGCTGCATGGCTTATGGTTTGGCCAAGAGGACCAGTCTTCCCATGAGAGGTTGGAAgcttattttcattatttgcGGTGTCCTCGCCATTTTCTTGGGATTTGTCATTCTTGCCGTCGTTCCCGACAATCCTTTCAAAGCCTGGTTTCTCACTGAAGAAGATCGTAAGTTGGTTGTCAAGCGTCTTCGTGCCAACAAGCAAGGTGTTGGTAATAATCACTTTAAATTGTATCAGTTTAAGGAAACCATGCTTGATATTCGTACTTGGATTATGTTTGTCTCATCCGTTCTTTTGAATATTCCCAATGGTGGTATCGGTACATTTTCCTCTCTTTTAATTAAAGGTACCATGGGTTATGATACCCTTCAAACCTTGCTTATGGGTCTTCCTGCCGGCGCTTGTGAATTTGGTGGATTGATCGCCTTTGGGTTTTTGAGTTTGTTCATTCATAAACGTATGGTTTTGGCTACCATCACCACATGTATTGCCTTGATTGGATCCTGTTTGCTTTCTTTCGCTGGTCCTCCTCGTGCACAGCTTGCAGGTTACTATTTATTGATGGTTTCTCCAGGTGCCATGATTGTCATGTTCGCCATCATTTCTTCCAACGCCTCTGGTTATACAAAGAAAGTCACTGTTGGTGTTATCTATCTTATCGGATACTGTGTGGGAAATTTAATCGGCCCTCAAACTTTCAAAGCTGCTGACGCTCCTGAATATATGCCTGCTAAGAACACCATGGTCGGTTGTTATGCAGCAACTTTAGTCACATTTCCTGCTCTTTACTATGTTAATTGGAGAGAAAACAAGCGTAGGGATCAATTGGCTGCGGAGGGAAAGATTGAGCATCGTCCCAATGCTGAATTTGAAGATCTTACAGATTTTGAGAATCTTGATTTCAGATACACTTTATGA
- a CDS encoding transcription factor, producing MHARMQPHEDRSRSGMSRSEAMELEDQLEEEERGGNVVVGSSSANANASTAETGKKSAGGSKPKRRRGERIPPSKRIRKAIAYVNKYASGCFGRVERRLVCTRSISRHSNQKLLDFCVECKKHKIKCVGNFPCGRCLKKGLECVIETPPRLLMNKDEISLNLQRLSHMETILSKLMPSMSLDLPSLEAKIAELSESLQTYPDKVLTDIELGSYQQVTLNETQTYYEDAGSNESFVARVHEIICQGREFQVQHKLTNKGNKTFEDILDPADNTVASLIHALPPKDITFYLLMTFWQFSSDNNHFYYNTKLFAAKVHHLFDDPTSFQSKDGGFVCMLLLSMAMGSLFSYIRHPEFLSDENHDRWTYPGSQFYQNAKLLFPKVISESSLETVQSFFLAGMYLSPTLAHEVVYMYFGIAMRAAVANGMHKKSANAQFSGDVAELRKRLFWSVYCMERKIGISLGRPESLVRSEIDIHFPEYRESLDSQNFIASFRTFTLAIKISLLTNKVYDMWYSSLHGKANLKAATIKEIVNEIEAWRQQLSPDLEIQNIGPDSRSYRGIVHLHLAYHIVRIAMGRPFLLHRLRERTMNSKTDEGARLLTDKLISYCYSSALHIVDLLVLLRMHKFLSVYSFMDYHSCHAASFIILVHLLINPSEQTIEQLNTAIDILNFVTDRFPLLKGSTDVITNLRAFAEQSEVYQSRLNATEPAYSTQVPFFPRDADYHNQINLQNLWNDENINASLEALFNDAKGFGFLLPADNFIFPSDDGDM from the exons ATGCATGCTAGGATGCAGCCCCATGAGGATAGGAGTCGTAGTGGCATGAGTAGAAGCGAAGCTATGGAGTTGGAGGATCAActagaggaagaagaaaggGGTGGTAATGTTGTTGTTGGCAGCAGCAGCGCGAACGCGAACGCGAGCACAGCAGAAACTGGGAAGAAGAGCGCTGGAGGCTCAAAACcgaaaagaagaagaggcGAGCGAATTCCACCTTCAAAAAGGATTCGAAAAGCTATTGCgtatgtaaataaatatgcaTCTGGTTGTTTTGGTCGAGTTGAAAGACGTTTAGTTTGTACGCGTTCGATCAGCCGCCATTCCAACCAAAAGTTGCttgattt TTGTGTGGAATGCAAAAAGCATAAAATCAAATGCGTCGGTAACTTTCCCTGTGGCAGATGtcttaaaaaaggattaGAATGCGTAATAGAAACTCCTCCTAGATTGCTTATGAATAAAGACGAAATTTCTCTCAATCTTCAGAGACTCAGTCATATGGAGACCATCCTTTCTAAACTCATGCCAAGTATGAGCTTGGATTTGCCCAGCTTGGAAGCAAAGATTGCGGAGCTTAGTGAAAGCCTTCAAACCTATCCTGATAAAGTACTTACCGACATCGAACTTGGAAGCTATCAACAAGTGACTTTGAATGAGACACAGACATATTACGAAGATGCCGGCTCTAACGAAAGCTTCGTCGCTCGCGTGCACGAGATCATTTGCCAGGGCAGGGAATTTCAGGTGCAGCATAAACTCACTAAC aaaggaaataaaacatttgaagaTATTTTAGATCCCGCCGATAATACTGTCGCCTCTTTAATCCATGCATTACCCCCAAAGGATAtcactttttatttacttatGACATTTTGGCAATTTTCTAGTGACAACaaccatttttattataatacCAAGCTGTTTGCTGCAAAAGTCCATCATCTTTTCGATGATCCAACTTCCTTTCAATCAAAAGATGGTGGTTTTGTGTGTATGCTTCTTCTGAGCATGGCCATGGGCAGTCTATTCTCCTACATTCGCCATCCAGAGTTCCTTTCTGATGAAAATCACGATCGTTGGACTTATCCTGGCTCTCAGTTTTACCAAAACGCcaaacttctttttcccAAAGTCATCAGTGAATCGTCGTTGGAAACAGTACAGTCTTTCTTCCTAGCCGGTATGTATTTGTCTCCAACATTGGCACACGAAGTTGTATACATGTACTTTGGTATAGCTATGAGAGCTGCTGTTGCCAATGGTATGCACAAAAAGTCTGCGAATGCTCAATTTTCCGGAGATGTTGCTGAACTTCGTAAACGGCTTTTCTGGAGTGTATATTGCATGGAAAG aaaaatagGTATTTCTCTGGGCAGGCCCGAGAGTCTTGTGCGTTCCGAAATTGATATTCATTTTCCAGAATACCGTGAAAGTTTAGATTCGCAAAACTTCATTGCCAGCTTCCGGACCTTCACCTTAGCTATTAAAATTTCCCTTCTAACTAATAAAGTCTATGACATGTGGTATTCCTCGCTACATGGAAAGGCGAACTTAAAAGCAGCTACCATTAAAGAGATTGTAAACGAAATTGAGGCATGGCGCCAACAACTGTCTCCTGATCTAGAAATACAAAACATTGGCCCAGATAGCAGGTCTTACAGAGGTATCGTTCATTTGCATCTAGCTTATCATATTGTTCGAATTGCCATGGGCCGACCGTTCTTACTACACCGGCTTCGTGAAAGAACGATGAATAGTAAGACGGATGAGGGAGCTAGGCTTCTTACTGATAAGTTAATTTCATACTGCTATTCATCCGCTTTGCACATTGTCGACCTCCTTGTACTACTAAGAATGCACAAATTTCTATCTGTCTATTCATTTATGGATTACCATTCATGTCATGCCGCCTCTTTTATCATTCTGGTGCATCTTCTAATCAACCCGTCTGAACAAACGATCGAACAACTGAATACGGCTATTGacattttgaattttgttACCGACAGATTTCCACTTTTAAAAGGAAGTACGGATGTCATAACTAACTTGCGGGCATTTGCTGAACAAAGCGAGGTATATCAATCAAGGCTTAATGCTACCGAACCAGCTTATTCGACGCAGGTGCCTTTCTTCCCTAGAGATGCTGATTATCATAATCAAATCAACCTACAAAATCTTTGGAATGATGAAAATATCAATGCCTCACTAGAGGCACTTTTCAATGATGCGAAGGGTTTTGGCTTTTTACTCCCCGCTGATAACTTCATTTTCCCTAGTGACGATGGAGACATGTAA